In the Ruminococcus sp. OA3 genome, one interval contains:
- a CDS encoding threonine/serine exporter family protein, translating into MMNDTNESVMRIDYRMLMETAALAGEIMLENGAEACRVEDTINRMLYTAASISHAETVVLSTSFVATAAAVGMDPVTAARRIKSKGTNLNKICRVNQVSRDYCEEKISLEQVWILLQHIRGEKLYSGKLNFLCMIIITASFTALLGGTALDAAAAGLCGAVLELCLRAGRCTPLHAFIVEMCAAMASSAVAVSFFHFLPAVRDANLIIIGTMMPLVPGVAITNAARDTLQGDFVSGCARILEAFVKAFSAALGVGIIIFLYRALNGGGL; encoded by the coding sequence ATGATGAATGATACAAATGAGTCTGTAATGCGTATAGATTACCGAATGTTAATGGAGACGGCGGCGCTGGCAGGAGAGATCATGCTCGAAAACGGAGCCGAGGCCTGCCGGGTAGAAGACACCATCAACCGCATGCTCTATACTGCAGCTTCCATATCACATGCAGAGACGGTCGTCTTGAGCACCAGTTTTGTGGCGACAGCTGCAGCAGTCGGCATGGATCCTGTGACGGCAGCCCGGAGAATAAAAAGCAAGGGGACAAACCTGAATAAGATCTGCCGTGTTAATCAGGTGTCGAGAGACTACTGCGAAGAAAAGATCTCTCTGGAACAGGTATGGATATTGCTGCAGCACATCCGGGGTGAGAAGCTGTATTCCGGAAAACTTAATTTTCTGTGTATGATCATCATAACAGCATCCTTCACGGCGCTTCTTGGCGGGACGGCATTGGATGCCGCTGCCGCGGGTCTGTGCGGCGCCGTGCTGGAACTCTGTCTGCGGGCCGGCAGGTGTACGCCGCTGCATGCGTTCATTGTGGAAATGTGTGCAGCGATGGCTTCATCGGCAGTTGCCGTCAGCTTTTTCCACTTTCTGCCCGCGGTCCGCGATGCGAATCTTATTATCATCGGGACCATGATGCCTCTTGTACCGGGTGTCGCCATTACGAATGCTGCGAGAGATACACTGCAGGGTGACTTCGTCTCGGGGTGTGCCCGCATTCTGGAGGCATTTGTCAAAGCGTTTTCAGCGGCTCTCGGGGTAGGCATCATAATTTTTCTATACAGAGCCTTAAATGGCGGAGGTTTGTAA
- a CDS encoding threonine/serine exporter family protein has translation MLLQSIYALAAVTAFCVLLEVPKKQVMPAGIAGAICWASYLFVWNLTGSTVFSSFLSACVVSVYSRIMARFRRAPVTVFFIPGILPIVPGVAMYRSVYYLMTDNDLLAKEYLLEALLIAGAIAFSVFLTDSVGTLLEGSHTAGDKDIK, from the coding sequence ATGTTACTGCAGAGTATATATGCACTGGCGGCAGTTACTGCATTCTGCGTTCTTCTGGAAGTACCGAAAAAGCAGGTCATGCCGGCAGGCATTGCAGGAGCTATCTGCTGGGCTTCATACCTGTTCGTATGGAACCTTACAGGGAGCACCGTATTTTCCAGCTTTCTGTCTGCGTGCGTGGTCTCTGTCTATTCCAGAATCATGGCACGGTTCAGGAGAGCGCCGGTGACGGTGTTTTTCATTCCAGGCATTCTTCCCATCGTACCGGGAGTGGCAATGTACCGGTCGGTATATTACCTGATGACGGATAACGACCTGCTCGCCAAAGAATATCTCCTGGAAGCGCTGCTGATAGCGGGTGCCATCGCTTTCTCTGTCTTTTTGACAGACTCGGTCGGCACGCTGCTGGAGGGCAGTCATACGGCCGGAGACAAGGACATCAAATGA
- a CDS encoding GntR family transcriptional regulator, which translates to MELEKIYTGNKVDVYQTLKNAIQYLSLMPGSTINEQELASELGVSRTPIREALIRLSSETLIDIYPQKGTYVSRIDFAFANEVAYMRHILDTEICLTLCREKVDLHDAVDEILYFMRAAVKKKNVIEYLKKDQEFHKALFAYGKHELIWDIISTSRAHYNRFVILDLQLDGKLENSYQQHCEILDSIASGDEKKLLEILDVHHDHTGVDYEMIQKNFPAYFEA; encoded by the coding sequence ATGGAATTAGAAAAAATATATACGGGAAATAAGGTCGATGTCTACCAAACATTAAAAAATGCAATACAGTATCTGTCGTTAATGCCCGGTTCAACGATCAATGAGCAGGAGCTGGCATCTGAACTGGGGGTAAGCAGAACTCCTATCCGGGAGGCACTGATCCGTCTGTCTAGTGAGACACTCATTGATATTTATCCTCAGAAGGGGACGTATGTCTCCAGGATTGACTTTGCATTTGCAAATGAAGTGGCATATATGAGACACATTCTGGATACGGAGATTTGTCTGACGCTGTGCAGGGAGAAGGTGGACCTGCACGACGCGGTGGATGAGATATTATATTTTATGCGTGCTGCGGTCAAGAAAAAAAATGTGATAGAGTATCTGAAAAAGGATCAGGAATTTCATAAGGCATTGTTTGCCTATGGAAAACACGAACTGATATGGGACATTATCTCTACATCCAGGGCACATTACAACCGCTTCGTGATCCTGGATCTTCAGCTGGATGGGAAACTGGAAAACTCCTATCAGCAGCACTGCGAAATCCTGGATTCCATCGCTTCCGGAGATGAAAAGAAACTGCTTGAAATATTAGATGTTCATCATGATCATACGGGAGTTGATTATGAGATGATACAGAAAAATTTTCCTGCTTATTTTGAAGCTTAG
- a CDS encoding AraC family transcriptional regulator → MPTYKLQPIAKEAGIIEKKGIYFHDPSDFARMHLFYPFFGAVYTCVPPYRVSRPNDYPQFYLILYVLEGELHVQYDGRHQTARTDDVVFFDCSRPHQYWAEKQVTFQWLHFEGGLTPLYCDLLSQDGVCHSGKSEISLLLGDILNHIKNKEISEHRLSSYIYDILTRLTVQNPSRESSSIRSAVRYMSQYYRKAPSIEEIANHVSLNPQYFSRLFKRQMGSSPHSYLLSLQLQNAKTLLIESTLNIQQISEECGFTSSTHFIRAFKSKNLVTPMVFRKYYNVAGFEN, encoded by the coding sequence ATGCCAACTTATAAACTTCAACCAATTGCTAAGGAAGCCGGAATCATCGAAAAAAAAGGGATTTATTTTCATGATCCTTCTGATTTTGCAAGAATGCACCTGTTTTATCCTTTTTTCGGAGCGGTCTATACCTGTGTTCCCCCTTACCGGGTCAGCAGACCAAACGATTATCCTCAGTTTTATTTAATACTGTACGTCCTCGAAGGAGAACTTCATGTACAGTATGACGGCAGGCACCAGACAGCCAGAACCGACGACGTTGTTTTTTTTGACTGCAGCCGCCCCCACCAATATTGGGCAGAAAAGCAGGTAACGTTCCAGTGGCTTCACTTTGAAGGTGGTCTTACCCCTCTTTATTGCGATCTTCTATCACAGGATGGAGTCTGTCATTCCGGAAAATCTGAGATTTCATTGCTGCTTGGAGATATTTTGAATCACATTAAAAATAAAGAAATCAGCGAACACCGCCTGTCCTCTTATATCTATGATATCCTGACCAGATTAACTGTACAAAATCCGTCCAGAGAATCATCTTCCATCCGGTCTGCTGTCCGCTACATGTCACAGTATTACCGGAAGGCTCCTTCCATTGAGGAAATAGCGAATCATGTTTCTCTGAATCCACAGTATTTTTCCAGGCTTTTTAAACGGCAGATGGGTTCTTCCCCACACAGCTATCTTTTATCACTTCAGCTGCAGAATGCCAAAACACTGCTCATCGAATCCACACTCAATATACAGCAAATCTCCGAAGAATGCGGATTTACGAGCAGCACGCACTTTATACGGGCATTTAAGTCTAAAAATTTAGTCACACCGATGGTATTTCGCAAATATTATAATGTTGCAGGATTTGAAAACTAA
- a CDS encoding FmdE family protein: MDKKIWETCVAFHGHECGGLTIGYKAAMYAIRLLELAPGNGEKSCCISEDEQVVCIAENDACGIDAIQVILGCSAGKGNLLFHMRGKQAFSFYNRNTGKSVRLVLKPRPEGMTREESFAYYQGHGPEELFDVKETAIPLPEKARIFRSLTCSCCGETASENMMRLEGDQILCLDCYDSYDRFRV, translated from the coding sequence ATGGACAAAAAAATATGGGAAACCTGCGTGGCATTTCACGGCCACGAATGCGGCGGACTGACGATCGGATACAAGGCGGCAATGTATGCGATCAGGCTATTAGAGCTTGCTCCTGGCAACGGTGAGAAATCATGCTGCATCTCTGAGGATGAGCAGGTAGTATGTATAGCTGAAAATGATGCCTGCGGCATTGATGCGATTCAGGTAATACTGGGCTGCAGTGCCGGCAAGGGTAATCTGCTGTTTCACATGAGGGGGAAACAGGCATTTTCCTTCTACAACAGAAACACCGGAAAATCCGTCCGCCTTGTGCTGAAACCCCGCCCGGAAGGGATGACCAGGGAGGAATCTTTTGCATATTATCAGGGGCATGGGCCGGAAGAACTGTTTGATGTAAAAGAGACTGCGATCCCACTCCCGGAAAAAGCGAGAATCTTCAGGTCTCTGACCTGCAGCTGCTGCGGTGAGACGGCGTCTGAGAATATGATGCGTCTCGAAGGAGATCAGATCCTGTGTCTGGATTGTTATGATTCTTATGACCGGTTCAGGGTCTGA
- a CDS encoding 50S ribosomal protein L25, which produces MTTLKAEKRNPEIKAKKLRREGFAPGVLFGKGMDESVPLQFAEADVLQFIKKNGEGSQVILDLGSEKTNAVVKSIDYNSMKKQVMAFDLQALVHGEVISTSVQVKLENSDCVQGIVEQDLSEISYKADPSNLLDTIIIDFEKLAPEIKVMHVKDLVLPENKDVQFITPEDAMIFHISDYVKNTEAEESEVNEAED; this is translated from the coding sequence ATGACTACATTGAAAGCAGAAAAAAGAAACCCGGAAATAAAAGCAAAGAAATTAAGACGTGAAGGCTTCGCTCCTGGCGTACTGTTCGGAAAGGGAATGGATGAATCCGTTCCGCTTCAGTTTGCCGAAGCAGACGTACTGCAGTTTATCAAAAAAAATGGGGAGGGTTCTCAGGTAATTCTGGACCTTGGAAGTGAAAAGACGAATGCTGTCGTCAAAAGTATTGATTATAATTCAATGAAAAAACAGGTCATGGCATTTGACCTTCAGGCATTAGTCCACGGTGAGGTGATTTCTACTTCCGTGCAGGTGAAACTGGAAAATTCAGACTGTGTACAGGGTATAGTGGAACAGGATCTTTCCGAAATCAGCTACAAGGCTGACCCGTCCAATCTTCTGGATACGATCATTATTGATTTTGAAAAACTCGCACCTGAGATAAAAGTCATGCATGTAAAAGACCTGGTATTGCCGGAAAATAAAGATGTTCAGTTCATAACACCGGAAGACGCCATGATTTTCCATATTTCAGATTATGTTAAGAACACAGAAGCTGAAGAGAGCGAAGTTAACGAAGCTGAAGACTGA
- a CDS encoding GntR family transcriptional regulator, with protein MKNKDTRFSYVYNDLKGRIKSGQLQQGKHLPSGRQLCKNYQVSIRTVSEVLNALKQDGFIRIEPRTAPLVCYEHPDRSSSAMIKSVLSQRDGILQIYQTMVLLIPPLIAFSAEGCAVKEQPHYRQLLKSGLLQPTISEWRTVSDLFKDVLCSSGNSLFGDVYAAFELYSQMSFFTEEQQAFTDISFSGLAPRMIPLINLLCTNDPDQIHGPFNQLYEDTARLTARCLKQLETRFPDCPKQDTPVFAWSALRGQDYYYTRIVRDLINKIGTGFYPANAYIPHEAELARQYGVSVFTIRKALTETARLGFSKTLNSRGTVALIPNDSVVFRPLQNQTSKRTTLLYLYALQFLVFAIRPAATCAAPHITPQDLEAVAHRFKEPDNIPLADILQLILDRLNLHPLKVILGELGNLSHFGFYFAFYRSKHDSTSLINEKSLRAFDCLHTGDVEGFANGLSECYSHILRVVRRFVIEKYSLYEAKYLRIPDISFITSLNDTIE; from the coding sequence GTGAAGAATAAAGACACTCGTTTTTCTTATGTATACAACGATCTGAAGGGCAGAATCAAAAGCGGACAATTGCAGCAGGGAAAACATCTGCCTTCAGGCAGGCAGCTCTGTAAAAACTACCAGGTCAGCATCCGCACTGTCTCGGAGGTCTTAAATGCATTGAAGCAGGATGGGTTTATCCGTATTGAGCCCCGCACTGCACCATTGGTGTGCTACGAGCACCCGGACAGAAGTTCTTCTGCCATGATAAAATCTGTACTGTCACAGCGCGACGGGATTTTGCAGATCTACCAGACAATGGTATTGCTGATTCCTCCGCTGATCGCTTTTTCAGCGGAGGGATGTGCCGTCAAAGAACAGCCCCATTACAGGCAGCTTTTAAAATCAGGACTCTTGCAGCCGACTATCAGCGAATGGCGCACCGTCTCTGACCTGTTCAAGGACGTTCTCTGCTCCAGCGGCAATTCACTGTTTGGCGATGTCTATGCAGCATTTGAACTGTACAGCCAGATGAGCTTTTTCACAGAAGAACAGCAGGCTTTCACAGACATCTCCTTCTCAGGACTTGCCCCCCGCATGATCCCGCTGATTAATTTATTGTGCACAAACGATCCGGACCAGATCCACGGCCCATTCAACCAGCTGTACGAGGACACGGCCAGATTAACCGCCAGATGCCTGAAACAGCTGGAAACCCGGTTTCCGGACTGTCCCAAGCAGGATACTCCGGTCTTTGCCTGGAGCGCACTGCGCGGTCAGGATTACTATTACACGCGTATCGTCCGCGATCTGATAAATAAAATCGGAACCGGCTTTTATCCGGCAAATGCCTATATTCCACATGAAGCAGAACTTGCACGCCAATATGGGGTGTCCGTCTTTACGATTCGCAAAGCCCTTACCGAGACTGCACGTTTAGGCTTCAGCAAGACGTTGAACTCCAGGGGAACCGTCGCCCTGATTCCGAACGATTCCGTTGTATTCCGTCCTCTGCAGAATCAAACAAGCAAGCGGACCACCCTTCTGTATCTGTACGCACTTCAGTTCCTTGTATTTGCCATACGTCCGGCTGCCACATGCGCCGCACCTCATATTACACCCCAGGACCTGGAGGCGGTCGCTCACAGGTTTAAAGAACCTGATAACATTCCTCTCGCAGATATTCTGCAGCTCATTCTGGACCGGCTGAATCTGCATCCCTTAAAAGTAATTCTGGGAGAGCTGGGAAATCTCTCACACTTCGGATTCTATTTTGCATTTTACCGCAGCAAACATGACAGTACCAGCCTGATAAATGAAAAAAGTCTCCGCGCGTTTGACTGCCTGCATACGGGTGACGTGGAGGGCTTTGCGAACGGCCTTTCTGAATGTTACAGTCATATACTGCGTGTTGTCCGGCGTTTTGTTATAGAAAAATACAGCCTTTATGAGGCGAAATATCTGAGAATCCCGGATATTTCTTTTATAACATCTTTAAATGATACTATAGAATAA